A DNA window from Paenibacillus sp. HWE-109 contains the following coding sequences:
- a CDS encoding DUF2759 family protein, which produces MLLAEAAATTSTYTSFDIYVLIFTVVILIAVIRQLINPRRNLFALGFAGVSLIVFGIMDYVMISGW; this is translated from the coding sequence ATGTTATTGGCAGAAGCAGCAGCAACGACTAGCACGTATACAAGCTTTGATATTTACGTTTTGATCTTCACGGTGGTCATTTTAATTGCAGTTATTCGACAGTTGATCAACCCGCGAAGAAATTTGTTTGCTCTAGGATTCGCAGGAGTTTCCTTGATCGTATTCGGCATCATGGATTACGTCATGATCAGCGGCTGGTAA
- a CDS encoding sugar phosphate isomerase/epimerase family protein, whose translation MKLGVFMVLFGGKPFEEALDYIAAKGLDAVEIGTGGYPGTAHCNPSELLADAGKLKAFKHAVESRGLTISALSAHGNPLHPQKHIAKEFHDAIIQTIDLAERLEVPVVNTFSGCPGDHEDAKYPNWPVAPWPNDFQEILDWQWGTKVIPYWTETGKYAADRNIKIGLELHGGFSVHTPATLLRLREAAGDAIGANLDPSHMWWQGIDPVQAVQILGRAGALHHFHAKDTSLDVNNVNRHGVTDMQSYTNMLDRAWQFRSVGYGHDMKVWADIISALRLVGYDYVVSIEHEDGLMSVDEGFSKAVQNLQQVLIKEPLGEMWWV comes from the coding sequence CCTTTCGAGGAAGCTCTAGATTACATTGCAGCAAAAGGCTTGGATGCTGTTGAAATTGGCACAGGGGGCTATCCGGGCACAGCACATTGCAACCCAAGCGAACTCCTTGCCGATGCAGGGAAGCTTAAAGCCTTCAAACATGCGGTCGAGTCCCGCGGTTTAACGATCAGCGCACTAAGCGCACACGGCAACCCGCTTCACCCGCAAAAACACATCGCCAAAGAATTTCACGATGCTATTATACAAACAATTGATCTCGCTGAGCGCCTTGAGGTCCCTGTTGTAAACACATTCTCTGGCTGCCCTGGCGACCACGAGGACGCGAAGTATCCGAACTGGCCGGTTGCACCATGGCCGAACGACTTCCAGGAAATTCTGGACTGGCAGTGGGGAACGAAAGTCATTCCTTATTGGACGGAAACAGGCAAATATGCAGCTGACCGCAATATCAAGATTGGGCTTGAGCTGCACGGCGGTTTCTCGGTACATACGCCAGCCACACTGCTTCGTCTACGTGAAGCAGCAGGCGACGCGATCGGCGCCAACCTGGATCCGAGTCACATGTGGTGGCAAGGCATCGATCCTGTACAAGCCGTTCAAATTCTTGGCCGCGCAGGCGCGCTTCACCATTTCCATGCCAAAGATACATCCCTTGATGTGAATAACGTGAATCGTCACGGTGTAACGGACATGCAGTCCTACACGAACATGCTGGATCGCGCATGGCAGTTCCGTTCCGTTGGCTATGGCCATGATATGAAAGTATGGGCTGATATCATCAGTGCGCTTCGTCTTGTTGGTTATGATTATGTCGTGAGCATCGAGCACGAGGACGGCTTGATGTCTGTGGACGAAGGTTTCTCCAAGGCTGTCCAAAATCTTCAACAAGTTCTCATCAAGGAACCGCTTGGTGAAATGTGGTGGGTATAA